In Gossypium hirsutum isolate 1008001.06 chromosome D01, Gossypium_hirsutum_v2.1, whole genome shotgun sequence, the genomic window GAAATATTCTTTTAATAAGTATCTTTGTTGTTCAatgagaaagaatataataatatattatctaGTGATATCTAAAAGCAGCCAAGTAGTGAAAAGGAAAGTTGATATATTAAGCATGGTAGTTGGAGTATACGTGCAAGACTAATGTTATGGAAGTGTTTGCCCTAAAACATAAATGACAGGTTAAGTATGGAAATTGGCGTACGACATACATCCGAAAATATAAAAGTAACCGCCAAGGTTTTCTATATTAAAGCTCACTATGTTCTCTCGAACTTACGTGCGTTTATTCTTGCTTCAAGTGTTGATGAGTGCGCTAGGAGGGACAAGCCAGGAATACGCCAAGAAAGAGGCAATCTGGATTATTATGCATACAATGAACTATTTGAAAAAGTGGTATATAGTAGGATTACACCTTAAAGAGTCTATCTTTAGTAAAATTTTGTGTTGTAATATGTCATGAAAAGTctgatgtattattttttttttcaaatacttttttttattcctttAATAATGAGACCttagataaaataataagaaaaatatttcaagTCAAGTGAACgactgttttgaaattttgtctAAGTGTATTTTGTTGGTAATACTCAAGATCCGGACCCGGTGATTCGAGTTGGGTTGAAGTTATTACAAAATTAATGTTTATGCAATATTAGATATTCGATTTGCTTAATATTTAGATCTTAAAGATTTTACAATCCAAACATGAGAAAATATAATCTTTTCCAACAAGTCaatccatttttcaaaaattatttttcgaaaatTGTTTTCCATGAAACAAAAGCAATTCATTTTTATCTTCAAACTTACtttttcaaatcaaataataaaaaaaagttggatTTAAGTGATTTTTACATTAAGGAAGCTAATTTtgatgtaaaattataaaatcatccTCATTTATACTTGGTATACAACTATATTGAGTACACAAATCActttcaaatattaaatatatgtattttctGTAATAGCTATGTtggatatataattattttattatatatcattatatatttGAAGGGTAGACTACATTAATTGtccttaaattttgtttaaaaatatatttcatccACCTAACTTTCAAAAGTTACATAATAGTCATTAACTTTATCAAATTGTTACATTTTTGTCACTTAGCTGTTAACttctgttaaaaaaaataatgttgcaCCTTAATTCAAAGGGTTAATAATTAATTTGGTCCCTGGGCTATAGAAAacaataatttgatatttttaaaattttcttaaaaataattttaaaaagacaaaaataaatattaaaaataaataaaattttcatgtaaaaaatcAATTGCAACAAGCAAAATCCAagaattttgtaattaattttttcatataCAATCTCATAAAAAATCAATCTTTGGGCTTtcacaaaaaaacataaataaatactcATTCACTTTGATCCCACTcgttttttcatttgctttgttGCTCTCtttattatcatttttctttgtcttttttttttctcttttttcttgcaAATTGGCATAGGCTCCACTCTTCCccaatcattaaaaataaaatatatattttttatttatagttgaaAGCAAAATTTTGACTTGAAATTTGAGAGAAGAAAATTGTGGGTTTGGAGAAAAAGAAGAGCAGtttgtattataaattttaaaaataaaaaatttcaaaactgaaAGTTACACAAAAACCCAATTAATCTAGTAACTAGAGTTACAAAAAAAATGATGCGTTTAGAAAGGAAGTAGGGTATtttgtattataaattaaaaggaaaaaatctcaaatttcaaaaaattaaaacttaccaAAAAAAACCCTAGACAATATAATAGAACATTTTGCatttctctctcttcttctttcttaattttttctttttcttttttcccataATGATCAAGAAAATCTTGCAAATAGGCCATTGATGGTAGAAGTTTTTACGATTCCCAAAAATGAAAGCAATGTTGTAAGCCTAGATTTTGTTTCTTGAAACCTCGAGCAACAACAATCAGTTTAATAGTGGAATCTGAGTCTTGTATTAAGATGTATTTTGCTAAGGcttttagggatttgagaaaaaaataaaataaaataaattttataaagtaatttttgggTAAAACAACATGAAGTTGTTGATGTGAATGAAGATGTTGATCAACGATGGaaaacaaatgaaatttagtttgaaaattttaagatttttcatataattaaaattcGCAAGAAAtgttagtttaaaaaaattagttttaattttaagaattatttaaatttatacatttttatatatttttaaaattattattttttaaaattatttttatagattttctaataatttttagtcTATGATTATTTTTCTTTACCATTATTGTTAGGTGGCATTTGAGAATTAGAATTtggatttcaaaattttagctttgaaatttattatttatgatttcattatttcCAAATCCTTTGTTTGGgaattaatatttgaaatttaagattttgaattaattcaaattcattgtctgtataattaaaatttagatttgGATTTCAACTAATTCTaagtcttaaaaataatatttttaatttaattatttaggaGAATTTTGAACATTGTTGTTTGAACCAGACTAGACAGGTCAGTTGTACAGGGAACTTATTTGGAGAAAGGCATTAGATCGGTTGATTGGGTGGTTGaaccattttttatgatttttaataatttatttaatagatCTGGACAGAACGATCAAACCAATTATACCAATCAAACTATTTGAATTGATTGGACCAACCAACCAATGGCCTAATCAATCGGCCAGCAGTTCGGTTCTGAAACCCAGATCAGACCAGTTAGTTAGACCAATTGCACTGGTCATAAGCAGACTTGCTTaggtataaattaaaaatcaagggtttaaatttaaaattgtggaaattataatataaatgaaatttttgaatatttatattgcATTATATTAAATGCATAAAGCGTTGTCATTGTTTTCAAACCAATTCGATCGTGAATCGACCAGGGTACTAGTCCGGAATAAAGGGTCGAATTGGTTGACTTGTTAAATGGTTCAACCAATCAAGCCAATTGAATCGACGGTCGAACTGGTAGAATCGATTTtatctattttcaattttttttgttttgaaaaatttattcaatcaaacCGGTTGGATCAATCGAACTAAGAATCGGTGGTCTAATTGGTTCGCCTATCAGTCCAATTCTAAAAACCTTAAGCTTTTTTGATGAtataagtaaaattaattatttattgtttGGGTTTTGAAGGAAGTGTGAAAGAAGAGAGAAcaaaaaaagttctcatgttttttaatcaatcatgttttttaatcaatcttggattttgaaattttcaaattttaaaatgaattttggaATCCAAAATTTAAGTCTTATGAAATTGGACTTGGGTTTGCCCAATTTCGAATcgaactttttatttattttccaaataaaGACGTTGGTTTttcaaatccaaatccaaatccaattttttttacccaaatcatTGTTTCCAAATAGgtcattaagaaaattttaaaaatatcaaaatgattttttaaccATAACTCAAGGATCAAATTAGCTATTAATCCTTTGAATTAAGGTGCAATTTCACTTTTTTAATAGAAGTTAATATTCGAATGATACAAATGTAACAATTTGATAATGTTAGTGATTATTACATAactgttaaaagttaaaatactgaaatgtaattttaaaccaaaatagAGAGAgtataatttatccaaatatatagttaaaaattactacatataaattttttataattaaaaattcaaagttATAAGTAATTAAACCGTTTGATTGCcggtaaaatgttttccgtaaaataatttctgaaaaatgttttacttttctataaaatgatttactggaaaatattttctggtgtttgattgaatctgtgtaaaatattttttgctgtttggcagatttcctgaaaatattttccgaaaaaattatttttacatatattaatatatattaataattttttatattttaatatgtttttacatatattgcaatgatttatttataattaaataaatcaattaaatatataataatattcaattattaagctacaatattaaccgtcataaattaaaaacaaccaaagtcaaataaattatttgtaattgtgttataaaaataaaaaacaaggattgaataattataaattagcttccaaactacaattaaatactagaaattaataatattatccaaatgcataattagtagtacaccagaGTTGAAGACATTGGATGAAACAGAAATTGATCCGGAGTGTTGGTTGAGGCCTGAATTATAGTTGAACCAGAGTTAGCATCCTTGGTTACGGAACCTGGACTAGCTACATAGATATCAGCATTGGCAACTGGAGTTTCCTTGACCACGAGCAAAACTTGATCTTCGTTGGAGAATGTCATCGTTGAAGCCTCAAAACACTCGCAAGAGGATGATTCCAAGTCAATAATACCAGTTTGATGTTTCAAGTTCTCAAAAACACTAGTTATTTATGGTTAGATGAGTAAGAATATCAAAAATAGTCCAAAAGCAAAtgataaaacaacaaaaatctcCTCAAAATGATGCAGCCAATTTTTCTACACCGCGATGCACCAGTGAGATGGCACGCACAAGCATATAGTTTGCTACCATTACATTTCAGCTTCAAAGTACAGAATAGGTGTCAGTCATTACCCTGAATCTTTTGGTGAGTTGTATTTTAGATCAACACATTCAGTGCAGGTCTTCTCGTCCTTATCTGCTTGAACCACTTCAAACATTTTTTCGACCTATACTAAAGAGTACAATTACATGTCAAGGATGAGCTGAAAGGGATAGGCGATTTTCCTGCcatactatataaaaatattttcacctCTAAAATGCTTCAGTGTCTATTACAGACGGGTTTAACCTAAAAAATCAATGGCCATTATGGCCTGGAGTCTTTTATCAtcaaaccctttcgagaaaaaccTTATCATGTAATGGTTCTCTCTCTTGAATCAATAATCACTCTCCAAAACAATGCAAAACTTTAAGCAGGTATCTGGGTTATCCTTTTTCTTTGGGCACACAATGGCAGCACAAACCAACCTGTTAAAGCCTATGCATCCTTATTCTCAACCATTAAATTGAAGAAGCAACTTGAGACTAAGGCTGAAGCTGAAGAAGCAACCTGTTATAGACAATAATTCCCTATCAATATGCGATAGTACAAGAAGCAACCTGAGACTGAAGCTGGTTGGGATTCACACCAGAATCAATCAAACAAGGTCAGAAAACAATCATTGAAATTACAAATCAATAAGCATAAGAAAGAAGTATAAGAAATCTTGAGCCAACTCAAAATGTATAAACAAAAAATGCTCGTAACAGCTACACATCACAATCTTATGATCTTTTCATAGTTCAATTCATTGATTCTTGATTTATCTATGTTCTTCCACATACGAAAAACCTGTTCACAAATGCATAACCATTAAAAAATCAAAGAATAATCGAATAGAAAAACTAGAAAACATCCCATGTTTTGCAATATTCTGTATTTTCCCATCCATTTTCTATCCCTTTCTCAGTGACCAAACAGAGTGCCATTTCCATTCGGTTCAAATaaagcatcaaaataatcattaCAACCATAGAACCCAACTTCAAAACTcaataaaaatctaaattttaaggACTATCTATATTTCCTATATTTTTCCCATCCATTTTTTAacccaaatttctcattttcCATTCCTTTCTCAGAGACCAAACAAACTTTCCTTTTCATTCAGTTCAgataaagcataataataaatcattatataCTTATAACCCAACTTTCGTATGTAGTAAAAATTTGAACTGTAAAGACTAAATTCACTGTATTTTCCCATCCATTTTCTAACCAAACTTTTCCTTTTTCCATCCTTTCTCAGAGACCAAACAAGGTCCCATTTTCATTAAGCATCATAATACATCATTACATCCTTAAAACCCAACTTCCAAATTTAGTAAAAATCTGAACTTTAAGATcacaaaattattaaaacacAGAGAAAGAGCAAAAAGAAAGGAACCTGGAGGATTTCATTGGATCTGAAGGCATGCTTGAGAAATTTAACTGTAGCCCAGAAATCATTTTTGGTCCAATCTCCATCATCTCCAAGTATTTGCATAGGGCAAGAGCCCTCATTCTCTGGCTTTTCAATTAAAGCCATGAGCCTCCGGTGTTGATGGTAAGTCTCAACAAGAAGCATGGTATGGCTTTTGGAAGAGCAACCATCCGGCGATCGCCGCGGCATTGATGGTGATGAGCGAAGAGAGGAACAATGCCCGGTTGATTTTGGGAAGTGGGTTTGGATGAGAATCGATGGAGGAAATGAAATGAGAAGGAAATGAGAGGCTGACCCAAGAAAATgaatggaaaatgtcttacagaaataAAATCtgtaaatagaaaatatttttcgccAATCAAACGTCGGAAAAGTtggaaataatttttcaaaaaattaattccaCCGATCAAACAGACCTTAAAAGTTTTTTTAGTCACTCGCATCTTCAACCACTGCCAATATTTCTTATTTCATTTACTATAAACATGAAACCTAAGCgattgaaaaataaaacaaagaaaaaaaagtgaggaAACCTAAGAGAAGAAAGATGAGATTGGGCCCTTTTGTTCTGTACGGTAAGTGGGGTCAGTCAAACTGGTAGATTTGATTGGGCTACAAGGCTTTCAATAAAAGTGAAAACTAATCTAGCATTGGGTCTACACATTTTGATGGGGTTTCATTTACTAATTTGGATAATGTACCTATACATGTCTTCATTAAGAGGCAATCACATTAAGGTCAAGGCTACATTAAGAACGTGATAGTGTACCCTTGTATACCCACTAAATGACGCAAGCCACACGCTACATTCAACCGAgactataaattttttaaaaaaacattataaattttaccaaaaaaatttataaatagaaagaaaaaatctcaaaacttttcattaattttgataaatccataatcctatacataaattttgattttgtctaagtttataataaaatttattattcatatttcaCAATACAAACATAATTATCAATATAAAACCATTTTACATTTACATACCgcttaaatgaataattatttttatctaatatataaaaataaattgattgtgGAATATGTCTCGCATTTTGGTCAAATTAAGACACAAACAGACAGCGGCATCGTGACAAGGAGCCATGCGATGTCACGAGAACGCAATGAAAAAACAAGGAGAAGTAGAAATGATGTCACGACAACACAATAAAGGACGTGGAGACGTGGCGACTTGTCAtgtaattttctcaattttcttcttCAACTCAAATTTCGATTATTTGTCTTAATCTAACTCTGATTAGTGTAGATTATTTTAAGATAATTtaacctacgaatttagcctataaataggtcatTTTCTACCCTAGAAAGATTAACCCATAACATATTTAAGTATtaacttttacaagctttcaaGGAACGGGTCATCCAGTAAGACAATCGGTGTAGGTACCGCTCAGATCAGGATGCATAACAAGACAAATAGGACACTATTAGATGTCAAACATGTACCTGATTTAaggaagaatctcatctccttgagtatgcTAGACTCGAAGGGTTGTAGAATTAACATCAAGTCAAACGACATTAAAGTTTCTCATGGAGCTTTCATTCTGATGAATGGTCAAAAGACAGACAATCTTTATGTTTTGCAAGGTTCAACGGTGACTAGTAAAACAacaaatcccttgtctgttaaTGAGTCAGAGTCGACTGGTTTGAAGTAAAGGCAATTtggtcatagaagagaaaaaggtATGACTATTTTGAATAAGTTCGCTTTGGGTACAAGATTTGAAAAGACAGAGCACTACATTCGTGCAAAGCAGGCCTGAgtcaattttgatttgatagtccACAAGTCAAAGACTAGAAGTCTTTCGATTTCAAAGTTCAAGCATGGCTTGGACTTAGTTAATATCTTGCaaagttcaagataggcccgtggcgggatCGATAAAGAAAGCATTAtggaaatacgagtcaaggtggagaaTTGTGGAGTATGCCTtgcatttcaatcaaattaagacaTAAACAGAGAGCAACGTCACGACAAGGAGCCATGCAACGTCACAATGATGCAACGATGAGACAGGGGAAAGAATAAACGGCGTTGTGACGACACAATAGGAGACGTCATGATGTAGCGATGTGTCATGCAATTTTCTCAGTTTTTTTCTTCCAGTCAAATTCCGATTATTTGTCCTAGTCGAACTTTGATTAGTGTagattattttaagattattttactTATAAATTTTGCCCATAAATAAGCTCCTTTCTACCTTAGAAAGATTAACCCATAAAACATTtaagtattagcttttacaagctttcagagaattgtgtgtttatatttttagggttcttatttttgagtttcggggtttagtttttatctccatatttGTGCTCTTCGTTTTTGTCgatttaatgaaattatattttcctgtggttttttatcctcatCGAAGGGGTTctttcacgtaaaatttgtgaatttgatcttttcaatttcttcgttCTTTTACTTATTCATTGTTTATACAAGTCGATCCTTAACatagatttatttatttcttgaaatGTGTATGGTTgaaccaaaatcaaaatcaaagtttcatatatacatttgaatcacaatcaagtttcatgtgtatgattacaccaaatcaaagttcatatatcaaattgtACATTGGATCAAAGTTTATatatagttttgaaatttattcctaaataatatttatgtattgtttaataatttaaaaaataaaaaaataattttataagtattaaatttatattataaaattatttgatatattaacaaaaattaagtaaataatataataatacataacattattatattatttgataaaaataaatcatagatttcaacatttattttttttcctaattctAATCTTATAAagtataatattttatgttatttaaataaattttaaatataataatctaaataaatattttaaaaatacataatttcactcaaatatttttttaaaatataaattttaaatataataatctaaataaattttttgCATGGCATGAAAAAACAAGAGAAAggaatgcaatttttttttcaaaattttagaatcCCTAAAAGAAGCTTTTTATTTACTGGGTCGATATACATCGATGGGAtgggaaaataataaatttaataatatttaaataaacttGATAGCATTTATCTACTTATCTACATCAAATATTATCCGGTTTAGGGAAAATGAAGGTTCCTTTTTAATGCATGAAATGGGATGAAAGGGAGGTTTTTATATAGTGGTTGGGGAAGGGGTTGAGGAAGGGTTTTGGCCAATGAAGAGGGAACCATTGGGATGACAATTAGGATTGACCTCTAAACCGAACACTATTTAGTGCAAAACAAAACAACACCAAAAACGATGATTTCTTTcgttatattttggtaaataattgaaaaacatagtattttggtgatttatttatttttgttttaattatctaaaaaatataCAATGCTACTTAGGCCTTAGATCCTTCTATTATTTGCTATTGCAATCAGATTACGAAATCAATATTTAATCTAAAACCTAAAAAACAACGGGAGTTGTAAATGTGACCCATGGCTACTTTAAAAGGTTAAACCaggatttataattaaatttagctctcaacattcaaatttactAAATATGACTGGTTTGGTCCAAAGATGCTTCTAAATTCTAAAAGCAGAGCGGATTTTGAATCAAAGTATCAGGCATCTTTCTTACTTCCATAAAACTGCCCTGGTATCtatttaaaaatcttttaaacAATCTATCAAGCTTCAGGTCACTCATACACATGATTTTCAAACGACTATAAACTCTTATTTTCACCCTTTAACCACcatcattaattttaaaaaagtttttacaCAAAATTCCACTATCATTGCCTGAATCCaagattttattttcttactaTGTTAAAAGGCCTTCGGGAACACgctaataaaataaaagagactAGTTTACTATAAATCGTACAGAAATAGATTACTACGACCCACAAATTATTGTCGCCCTAGCTTACCTTATCCACTGTTATTTCCCTCGCCTTCACGTGATTCTCAGCTTTCAGTCCGACACCCTGCTCCCCCGCAGCTATTACATGCTTTTGTCACCAACTGCCCCTGCTTTCTTCCACAAGCTTATTGCTTTTCTTCAATTCAAAAAGAAAGAGCTTAGAATTACTTCTCCAAGCAATAATGTCAATGCTGAACAGAAGACAACAACAACCCCCACTTCTACAAAccttctccattttctttctcttatCATGTAGTTTACTTGTTTATCCGGAAGCTTCAAAACTGCATTTGGCTTCCCCTGAAGCTAAAGCTCTTCTGGGTTTTCAGTCTAAAGCTGATTTGACAAACCACCTTGGGTTCTCTCAAAACGCAACCCTTCACTTTTGTGAATGGAAAGGAGTCACTTGTTACCAGCAAACAGTGGTGCGTCTCATTATAGAAGATCTCCATCTTGGTGGCTTTTTTGCCCCCGATACATTGTCTCACCTTGACCAGCTCCGAGTCTTGAGTCTTCAAAACAACTCCCTCTCTGGCCCAATCCCTGATCTCTCTTCTCTCATCAACCTTAAAGCCCTCTTCCTTGATCATAACTTCTTCACAGGTTCTTTTCCTTCTTCAATCCTTTCCTTTCACAGAATTAGAACCCTTGATTTATCTTATAACAATCTCACTGGCTCTATACCAACCTCATTAGCTTCTCTAGATCGATTATACTATCTACGACTGGATTGGAACCGCTTTAATGGAACCATTCCTCCATTCAACCAGTCTTCCCTTGAAACCTTTAACATTTCAGGCAACAATCTTACTGGTGCCATCCCAGTGACCCCAACCTTGTTACGATTTggtttctcttctttttcatgGAACCCTGGTCTTTGTGGGGAGATTATTCACAAAGAATGTCATCCAAGGCCCCCCTTATTTGCGCCGCCGCCTACTGTGACTCTTGTTCAAAGTGCACAAGTTCATGGGATGGAGTTGGCTGAACCCAGTTCAAAGAAGCACAGGAGAACTGCGGTGATAATAGGGTTTTCTACTGGGTTCTTTGTTCTCGTCGGTTCACTACTCTGTTTTGTGATGGCAGTACGGAAGCAGAAAGATGAAAAGCAATCAACGGCGGTGATTGAGTGTGATGATGCGGCGGCTGCGGCGGCGATTCAAATGGAGCAAGAGAATGAGTTGGAAGAGAAAGTGAAGAGAGTGCAAGGAATGCAAGTTGGGAAGAGCGGGAGCTTGGCATTCTGTGCGGGTGAGGCGCAGTTGTATACACTGGACCAGCTGATGAGAGCGTCGGCGGAGTTGCTTGGGAGGGGAACCATGGGGTCAACGTATAAAGCAGTGCTTGACAATCGTCTGATCGTGACGGTCAAGCGGCTTGATTATGTGAAATTAGCAGGCACAACCAACGAAGAAGCATTTGAACAACACATGGAATCAGTTGGTGGGTTAA contains:
- the LOC107922487 gene encoding probable inactive receptor kinase At5g67200 — encoded protein: MSMLNRRQQQPPLLQTFSIFFLLSCSLLVYPEASKLHLASPEAKALLGFQSKADLTNHLGFSQNATLHFCEWKGVTCYQQTVVRLIIEDLHLGGFFAPDTLSHLDQLRVLSLQNNSLSGPIPDLSSLINLKALFLDHNFFTGSFPSSILSFHRIRTLDLSYNNLTGSIPTSLASLDRLYYLRLDWNRFNGTIPPFNQSSLETFNISGNNLTGAIPVTPTLLRFGFSSFSWNPGLCGEIIHKECHPRPPLFAPPPTVTLVQSAQVHGMELAEPSSKKHRRTAVIIGFSTGFFVLVGSLLCFVMAVRKQKDEKQSTAVIECDDAAAAAAIQMEQENELEEKVKRVQGMQVGKSGSLAFCAGEAQLYTLDQLMRASAELLGRGTMGSTYKAVLDNRLIVTVKRLDYVKLAGTTNEEAFEQHMESVGGLRHPNLVPLRAYFQAREERLLIYDYQPNGSLFSLIHGSKSTRAKPLHWTSCLKIAEDVAQGLAYIHQAWRLVHGNLKSSNVLLGPDFEACLTDYSLAALITPTHDEDPDSMACKPPETRHSTHQATSKSDVYAFGVLLLELLTGKPPSKHPVVAPNEMMHWLRSCREGDGGEGERLGMLLEVAIACCSSCSEQRPTMWQVLKMLQEIKEAVLKEDGGLDPLSGMS
- the LOC107921006 gene encoding pentatricopeptide repeat-containing protein At4g14190, chloroplastic, giving the protein MPRRSPDGCSSKSHTMLLVETYHQHRRLMALIEKPENEGSCPMQILGDDGDWTKNDFWATVKFLKHAFRSNEILQVASSASALVSSCFFNLMVENKDA